A genomic segment from Thermoplasmataceae archaeon encodes:
- a CDS encoding type II secretion system F family protein: MEEVIRLGKFSNIEFRRNDVYMILASSAAAGVSLGLYIITNSMDMIVISITFILAMVGLVLRPIIERDSKRANINANIPFFVTALSTLSTSGSNRIEVLNILSRKEKIGIIKDELKKIVNLVTNWRRGLSEAANVIARKTPSDLFADFLDRFGQALESGQDFTEFVNLETDAVMSNFESAYLSSLATFDLYKDLYVSLLLAFAFLIAFILIMPVLVPVNILLLLGFSLITIALGEFMLVYAIKMVLPNDPIWHGTGIKTKEELVQRKRIIIAGVFSVAVAAVLYFTRLVDMIPFYFSATLVVTPLAWPSIVGSRLEKTIGKKDDMFGSFMRSLSGSASARGNMIIDAMKSMIVHDFGILTRDVKNLYKRLVYRIDNLVAWRNFSADTGSHLIELFTESFVESVELGADASASGNIVSENVDKITRLRRRRRLAVNTFTGIVFGLTGGLAFSLAISFGILEIIDKVFKQFQISSLSAYGIFFSPPTATIISIEVFLFAILFLHAFISGMAMKIADGGKKSHGIHYVVIMMWIISVIVWGTLQLTSLLLGSSF, encoded by the coding sequence ATGGAAGAAGTGATAAGGCTAGGGAAATTCTCGAACATCGAGTTCAGGCGAAACGATGTCTACATGATATTGGCCTCTTCTGCAGCCGCTGGGGTTTCCCTTGGTCTTTACATTATCACAAATTCCATGGACATGATTGTCATAAGCATCACATTCATTCTCGCTATGGTTGGACTGGTCCTGAGGCCAATCATTGAGCGCGACTCAAAGAGGGCAAACATCAACGCCAATATACCGTTTTTTGTTACGGCGCTTTCCACGCTTTCAACCAGTGGGTCGAACAGAATTGAAGTGCTGAACATCCTTTCAAGGAAGGAAAAAATAGGAATAATAAAGGACGAACTCAAGAAAATCGTGAACCTTGTCACCAATTGGCGGCGGGGCCTTTCCGAAGCGGCCAATGTCATTGCAAGGAAGACGCCGAGTGACCTTTTCGCGGACTTCCTTGACAGGTTTGGGCAGGCTCTGGAAAGTGGTCAGGATTTCACGGAATTCGTGAACCTTGAAACCGATGCGGTCATGAGCAATTTCGAATCCGCGTATCTTTCATCACTGGCGACATTTGACCTTTACAAGGACCTTTACGTTTCATTGCTGCTTGCTTTTGCGTTCCTGATAGCATTCATACTTATCATGCCTGTTCTCGTGCCGGTTAACATTCTCCTCCTTTTGGGTTTCAGCCTAATAACCATAGCCCTAGGAGAATTCATGCTGGTCTATGCAATTAAGATGGTTCTCCCAAACGATCCCATATGGCACGGTACCGGCATAAAGACTAAAGAGGAACTGGTGCAGCGGAAGAGGATCATTATTGCAGGAGTTTTTTCTGTGGCTGTTGCCGCAGTGCTTTACTTCACCAGGCTTGTAGATATGATACCTTTCTACTTCAGCGCAACCCTTGTGGTCACGCCGCTGGCTTGGCCAAGCATCGTTGGTTCTAGGCTTGAGAAAACCATAGGAAAGAAGGATGACATGTTCGGGAGCTTCATGCGTTCCTTATCAGGTTCGGCTTCTGCTAGGGGAAACATGATCATTGATGCGATGAAATCAATGATCGTCCATGATTTCGGTATTCTGACAAGAGATGTAAAGAACCTTTACAAAAGGCTGGTTTACAGAATTGACAATTTAGTTGCGTGGAGGAATTTCAGCGCGGATACTGGATCTCACCTTATTGAGCTGTTCACGGAATCCTTTGTGGAGAGCGTGGAACTTGGGGCGGATGCCTCAGCCTCCGGAAACATCGTGAGCGAGAATGTGGATAAGATCACGAGGCTAAGGAGGAGAAGGAGACTGGCAGTCAACACGTTCACCGGCATAGTATTCGGCCTCACTGGTGGACTTGCTTTCTCCCTTGCCATATCATTCGGCATATTGGAAATCATTGATAAGGTGTTCAAGCAGTTCCAGATCAGTTCACTCTCAGCTTACGGTATATTCTTCAGCCCGCCGACGGCGACAATCATCAGCATAGAAGTCTTCCTCTTCGCCATACTCTTCCTTCATGCATTCATATCTGGAATGGCTATGAAAATAGCCGATGGCGGTAAGAAGAGTCATGGAATCCACTACGTGGTCATCATGATGTGGATCATCTCCGTTATCGTCTGGGGAACGCTGCAATTAACCTCTCTTCTCCTCGGGTCGTCGTTCTGA
- a CDS encoding competence damage-inducible protein A: KMVRNDRIAVVIKNHYTSLNVPVTPEREKMSMVPEGSKVIENPVGSAPGVVLDIDKCRIILLPGVPTEMEALLSLARDEYISDRSYCENSSVFESMMESTLAPEITRIMRKYDGRVYIKSHPLNTEGTLPRIEVEVSAYSDNMDNCTRLVKEVMAEISKSADALRGK; the protein is encoded by the coding sequence GAAGATGGTCAGGAATGATCGCATAGCGGTCGTAATAAAGAATCACTACACATCGCTGAACGTCCCTGTCACACCCGAAAGAGAAAAAATGTCCATGGTTCCAGAGGGATCGAAGGTGATAGAGAACCCCGTTGGTTCCGCCCCCGGCGTCGTGCTTGATATTGACAAATGCAGAATCATATTGCTTCCTGGAGTCCCAACAGAGATGGAAGCGCTCCTCTCACTGGCGAGAGATGAGTATATTTCAGACCGTTCATACTGCGAAAATTCCTCTGTTTTTGAGAGCATGATGGAGAGCACGCTAGCGCCTGAGATTACCAGGATAATGCGGAAGTACGATGGTAGAGTTTACATAAAGTCCCATCCGCTCAACACGGAGGGAACACTCCCAAGGATTGAGGTCGAGGTGTCCGCATATTCTGATAATATGGATAATTGCACCAGGCTGGTTAAGGAAGTGATGGCTGAAATAAGTAAATCGGCAGATGCTCTCAGGGGCAAGTGA
- a CDS encoding type IV secretion system DNA-binding domain-containing protein, producing MYNYVPWISMNTNHYHSDKGIMMGSLLDGSPVSIPVEDLMGHMIIAGKTGTGKSVFVGQMAHEISKRKDCNIILLDPHGKLARNFVGGNKMKKLVYISPRTKTLDGKEYCIQLNGINTSSTGTDPENSLGWVRELFSRESSVSSNTWGPRLGFIFRTLLTEMVRQERDSTLRDLARLLENPSQLRLLLERTQDASTRDFILMQMKDWRNWNEYVSSALNKLVPLISSRSVSPLISSRRDSLNLREAIEKGNHAFVIEISKNSMPEDTSRIITSIFLQRFWSEYLSLRKPVETYVIVDECQLVESSIIEKLLGEGRKYGLRLILVTQSLTSFTELRRNSILSNVRNFVIFNVSDEDSRLLSGTVSLGRKDRTLSYVIKNQRVHDTVIWSQGDTGLSGPMSFRPGMIKETAETEFDEAVDRSILEFGSHIEADDNLEPVTSRHDHLIYRFGKYLAGKNVLLATGKKVNGMLPDGLFTFNATEYILEAECSDLENVYRIFHKIKSYPNRKIVFICYAEDATKLFNLLVTGFTSRWRGNLVMEVPVYRGNDTIYFRDISDYLERIYLIAVDGEEIRYFYGKKLKRFSMSSFNGHGSFMDSLAEEKHGELKLLLYREMVKSRLPFLSTEDISKGDFTDGRKIFDFLGKIANKPLILMQDIFETG from the coding sequence ATGTATAATTATGTCCCCTGGATATCAATGAATACCAATCATTACCACTCTGATAAAGGTATTATGATGGGATCCTTGCTTGACGGAAGTCCTGTGTCGATCCCCGTGGAAGATCTCATGGGGCATATGATCATAGCTGGCAAAACTGGTACCGGTAAATCTGTGTTTGTAGGACAAATGGCTCATGAGATCAGCAAAAGAAAAGACTGCAACATAATTTTACTTGACCCTCACGGTAAGCTTGCAAGAAACTTTGTCGGCGGGAACAAAATGAAGAAACTCGTTTATATCTCTCCAAGAACCAAGACCCTTGACGGCAAGGAGTACTGTATACAGCTTAATGGTATAAACACGTCATCCACAGGCACTGATCCGGAAAACAGCCTTGGGTGGGTCAGGGAACTATTTTCCAGGGAATCATCGGTGTCTAGCAACACGTGGGGGCCCAGACTTGGATTCATATTCAGAACCCTGCTCACAGAGATGGTAAGGCAGGAAAGAGACTCAACCCTCAGGGACTTGGCAAGGCTCTTGGAAAATCCTTCCCAGTTACGCCTGCTATTGGAAAGGACCCAGGACGCTTCCACGCGGGATTTTATCTTGATGCAGATGAAAGATTGGCGGAACTGGAATGAATATGTCTCCAGCGCACTGAATAAACTTGTGCCCTTAATATCCAGCAGGTCGGTATCCCCTTTGATATCGTCCAGAAGAGATTCACTGAATCTGAGAGAAGCCATAGAAAAAGGGAACCACGCTTTCGTTATTGAAATCTCCAAGAATTCAATGCCTGAGGACACGTCACGGATAATCACTTCAATTTTCCTGCAAAGGTTCTGGTCTGAATATTTATCTCTTCGGAAACCGGTTGAGACATACGTTATTGTGGATGAATGCCAGCTTGTTGAATCCAGCATCATTGAAAAACTACTGGGAGAAGGGAGAAAGTACGGTCTAAGGCTTATCCTGGTGACGCAGTCTCTAACCTCTTTCACGGAGTTGAGGAGAAATTCTATTCTTTCAAACGTGAGGAATTTTGTGATTTTCAACGTGTCCGATGAAGACTCAAGATTACTGTCAGGGACAGTCAGCCTCGGCAGGAAAGACAGAACACTTTCCTACGTGATCAAGAACCAGAGGGTCCACGATACCGTAATATGGTCGCAGGGAGATACAGGACTCTCCGGGCCAATGAGTTTCAGGCCAGGCATGATAAAGGAGACCGCGGAGACAGAGTTTGATGAAGCAGTGGACAGGAGCATTTTAGAATTCGGTTCTCACATTGAGGCAGATGATAACTTGGAACCTGTAACAAGCAGGCATGATCATCTTATATATCGATTCGGAAAATACCTTGCTGGAAAGAATGTCTTGCTGGCCACAGGGAAGAAGGTCAATGGCATGCTGCCGGATGGACTGTTCACATTCAACGCTACAGAATATATACTGGAAGCCGAATGTTCCGACCTAGAGAATGTCTACAGGATCTTTCACAAGATCAAAAGCTATCCAAACAGGAAGATTGTTTTTATTTGTTATGCGGAAGATGCTACCAAGCTGTTCAACCTCCTGGTCACGGGGTTCACCTCAAGGTGGAGGGGAAATCTTGTCATGGAAGTGCCAGTATATCGAGGAAATGACACAATCTACTTTAGGGACATATCCGATTATCTAGAGCGGATATATCTTATTGCAGTAGACGGAGAGGAAATCAGGTATTTTTACGGGAAGAAACTTAAGCGGTTCTCAATGTCCAGCTTTAACGGTCATGGGAGCTTCATGGATTCGCTGGCGGAAGAGAAGCATGGTGAGCTCAAGTTGTTGCTTTACCGGGAAATGGTCAAAAGCAGATTGCCTTTCCTTAGCACCGAAGATATTAGTAAGGGGGATTTCACTGACGGACGGAAAATTTTTGATTTCCTTGGGAAAATTGCAAACAAGCCCTTAATTCTAATGCAGGATATTTTTGAAACAGGATAG